A genomic stretch from Ignavibacteriales bacterium includes:
- a CDS encoding DUF2809 domain-containing protein yields MSKLPTKRRRLLYIISIVIVIALGLASRKIMGFPYFVYEYVGDVLWAVNVYLIFAVLFPSEKIPLISVVTFFFSFLIEFSQIYHAPWIDSIRDTFIGGLVLGYGFLWSDILCYLIGTAIGAVLDSILLRYSPAKN; encoded by the coding sequence ATGAGTAAGCTCCCGACCAAAAGACGCCGTCTTTTATACATCATTTCAATAGTTATAGTAATAGCCCTCGGTCTTGCCTCGAGAAAGATCATGGGCTTTCCTTATTTCGTTTATGAATATGTGGGCGACGTGCTATGGGCAGTGAACGTGTACCTAATATTCGCGGTATTATTTCCTTCCGAAAAGATCCCGCTTATATCGGTGGTCACATTCTTCTTTTCATTCCTAATAGAATTTAGCCAGATATACCACGCCCCCTGGATAGACAGCATCCGCGATACATTTATAGGCGGATTAGTGCTGGGATACGGGTTTTTATGGAGCGATATACTATGCTACCTGATAGGAACGGCTATCGGCGCGGTTCTCGATTCCATCCTCTTAAGATATTCACCGGCAAAGAACTAA